A window of Malania oleifera isolate guangnan ecotype guangnan chromosome 5, ASM2987363v1, whole genome shotgun sequence contains these coding sequences:
- the LOC131155908 gene encoding uncharacterized protein LOC131155908, giving the protein MENCSLLMSRLRRAVKKLTFLLSFSVNRWNLASVLGGVSTYGGRRRLSFRDRPGLRACTYGDEAETGSDSGSGSDSDSYSGRLERTRSSPMEEDIDKRAEMFIANFYRQLQIEKQVSLELHYCRGNSFSSVSP; this is encoded by the coding sequence ATGGAAAACTGCTCGCTGCTGATGAGCAGGCTAAGGAGGGCAGTTAAGAAGCTAACGTTTCTGCTGAGCTTTAGTGTCAACCGGTGGAATCTGGCTTCTGTTCTCGGCGGCGTTTCGACTTACGGCGGCAGGCGCAGGTTGAGCTTCCGCGACCGGCCGGGCCTCAGGGCCTGCACCTACGGAGACGAAGCGGAAACGGGTTCAGATTCGGGTTCGGGTTCGGATTCGGATTCGTATTCTGGGAGACTGGAACGAACCAGAAGCTCTCCCATGGAAGAAGACATAGATAAGAGAGCAGAGATGTTCATAGCTAACTTCTATCGCCAGCTTCAGATTGAAAAACAAGTCTCCTTGGAACTCCATTACTGTCGAGGAAATAGCTTCAGTTCAGTTTCGCCATGA